The DNA window GCCTCATAGGTCTCGTCGAGTTCCGGTTCGCGGCCCTCGAAGCTGTCGCGCTCGTACGGCCAGTCCTCGGCGATGTCGCCCTCGTACACCCGCCAGATTTCGTGGCCCTGCTCGCCGTCGAAGGTGAACACGTTCTCGTAGGTTCCAGTGGGGTTGACGTTCGTGAGTTCGACATCGAGTTCCTCGCGGAACTCACGGACGACCGATTTGCGGCTGTGTTCGCCGAACTCGACGCCACCGCCGATGAGCCGGTAGAACGGCTCGTCCTCGCCGGGTTCGTCGTCCTTCGAGACCAAAATTTCTCCGTTCTCTCGACGGACGGCCGCGAGTGCGACCGGCCTGATGGCTCGCCAACTCATAGGAAACGTGGAGAGCGGCGTCGGCCCGATAGCAGTTGCGGTTCGGCAGTGTGGTGTGGCTGCGGGGCGGTGCGGTCGCGGAGAAGGCTAGCAATCCCTACCGCGAGCGAACGCAGTGAACGAGCGACGGGGGTGAAGTAACAAAGTGGAGATCGGCTATTGGAACGTCCGGCCGACCTCGCGATCCTCGGCGGGTTCGCCGCTGTCGAAGCGTTCTTCGATTTCGTCGTAGCGTTCCCGAGTTTCCTCGGTCACGCTCGCGGTCACTTCCGAGAGCGCGTCCTCGAAGTGGCTCTCGTCGATCCGGACGTTACCGACGCTGCCGTCGATGTCCTCTGGGTCGACGCTCTCGATGAACTCCCGGGTCGCGGCCATCGCGGCCTCGCGGGTGACGGCCTCGATGTCAGCGCCAACGTAGCCCTTCGTCCGGCGGGCGAGGTCGGCGAGGTCGATACCGTCGGCGAGGGGTTTGCCCCGCGTGTGGACCTCGAAGATCGCCTCGCGGGCGTCCTCGTCGGGCACCGGGACGTGGACGTGGCGATCCAGTCGGCCAGGCCGGAGGAGCGCGCTGTCGATCAGGTCCGGTCGGTTGGAAGTGGCGATCACCACGACGTCCTCCAACTCTTCGAGCCCGTCGAGCTCGGTCAGGAGCTGGGAGACGACGCGCTCGCCGACCCCGGAGTCGCCCATGTTGCGGCCGCGCTCGCCCGCGATCGAGTCGATCTCGTCGAAGAAGATCACCGTGGGAGCGTTCTCGCGTGCCTTGGAGAACACCTCGCGGACGCCTTTCTCCGACTCGCCGACGAACTTGTTGAGGAGTTCGGGACCCTTGATCGAGATGAAGTTCGACTCGGCCTCGTTCGCGACGGCCTTCGCGAGTAGGGTCTTGCCGGTGCCTGGCGGCCCGTACATCATCACGCCCTTCGCGGCGTTCATGTCCATCGCCTCGAACACCTCGGGGTAGTCGAGCGGCCACTGGACGGTCTCGCGCAGGCGCTCTTTGGTGTCTCCGAGGCCGCCGACGCTCTCCCACGTCACGTCGGGCACCTCGACGAAGACCTCCCGGAGCGCGCTCGGCTCGATGCCCTTGAGCGCGCCCTTGACGTCTTCACGGGTGACCTGCATCGCTTCGAGCACCTCGGCGTCGACCTCCTCCTCGTCGAGGTCGAGTTCGGGCCGAATCCTCCGAAGGGCGTTCATCGCCGACTCCTTCGCGAGGCTCTCGATGTCCGATCCGACGAACCCGTGGGTGTTCTCTGCGTACTGGTCGAGATCGATATCGTCGGCCAGCGGCATCCCGCGGGTGTGGACCTGGAGGATCTCTTTCCTCCCTCCCTTGTCGGGCACACCGATCTCGATTTCCCTGTCGAACCGGCCGCCGCGCCGGAGCGCGGGATCGATCGCGTCCACGCGGTTGGTGGCGGCGATCACGGTGACTTGGCCGCGCTCTTCGAGCCCGTCCATCAGACTCAGCAGTTGGGCCACGACCCGGCGCTCGACGTCGCCGGAGGTTTCGTCGCGCTTCGGCGCGATCGAGTCGATCTCGTCGATGAAGATGATCGCGGGCTCGTTCTCTTCGGCCTCGTCGAACATCTCGCGGAGCTGTTCTTCGCTCTCGCCGTAGTACTTCGACATGATCTCCGGCCCGGAGATCGTCTCGAAGTGGGCGTCGATCTCGTTCGCGACCGCCTTCGCGATCAGCGTCTTCCCGGTGCCCGGCGGCCCGTGCAGGAGAACTCCCTTCGGCGGCTCGATCCCCAACTGCTGGAACAGTTCAGGGTGGCGCATCGGGAGCTCGATCATCTCGCGAACCTGTTCGAGCTCGCGGTCCAGCCCGCCAATATCCTCGTAGGTCACGGAGGGGGCGCTCGCGCCGCTGCCGCCGCCCGTAGCGTCGGAGACGATCTCC is part of the Halococcus salifodinae DSM 8989 genome and encodes:
- a CDS encoding NUDIX hydrolase, whose product is MSWRAIRPVALAAVRRENGEILVSKDDEPGEDEPFYRLIGGGVEFGEHSRKSVVREFREELDVELTNVNPTGTYENVFTFDGEQGHEIWRVYEGDIAEDWPYERDSFEGREPELDETYEATWMAPERLRDDVTFYDPVVLDDLGRR
- a CDS encoding CDC48 family AAA ATPase → MKLTVKPLKQKDAGRGLAAVDRAAMEELDLENGDYIVIDSGEGRAIARVWPGYPDDGGRDVIRVDGQLRSEAQVGIDDHVTIEKADVKPAQSVTVALPQNLRIRGNVGPYIQDKLSGQAITQGQTIPFSLGFGPFSGGSGQRIPLKVAETNPDGTVIVAETTEIEVSEKPAEEIVSDATGGGSGASAPSVTYEDIGGLDRELEQVREMIELPMRHPELFQQLGIEPPKGVLLHGPPGTGKTLIAKAVANEIDAHFETISGPEIMSKYYGESEEQLREMFDEAEENEPAIIFIDEIDSIAPKRDETSGDVERRVVAQLLSLMDGLEERGQVTVIAATNRVDAIDPALRRGGRFDREIEIGVPDKGGRKEILQVHTRGMPLADDIDLDQYAENTHGFVGSDIESLAKESAMNALRRIRPELDLDEEEVDAEVLEAMQVTREDVKGALKGIEPSALREVFVEVPDVTWESVGGLGDTKERLRETVQWPLDYPEVFEAMDMNAAKGVMMYGPPGTGKTLLAKAVANEAESNFISIKGPELLNKFVGESEKGVREVFSKARENAPTVIFFDEIDSIAGERGRNMGDSGVGERVVSQLLTELDGLEELEDVVVIATSNRPDLIDSALLRPGRLDRHVHVPVPDEDAREAIFEVHTRGKPLADGIDLADLARRTKGYVGADIEAVTREAAMAATREFIESVDPEDIDGSVGNVRIDESHFEDALSEVTASVTEETRERYDEIEERFDSGEPAEDREVGRTFQ